The sequence GTGCTGGCGGTCGGGACGGCGCTCGCGGTGTGGGCCGCGCCCGGAATCGTCGCGCTCTACGTCCCCGACACCCCGAAGTCCCACGCCGCCTTCGAGCTCACCGTGGTCTTCGCCCGCTTCCTCCTGCCGCAGATCTTCTTCTACGGCCTGTTCTTCATCCTCGGCCAAGTCCTCAACGCCCGGAGCAAGTTCGGCGCGATGATGTGGACGCCCGTCCTCAACAACCTCGTGCTGATAGCGATGTTCGGCCTCTACATGGGCCTGCTGGCCGGCCCCGACCGCGTCCAGGACATCACGCCCGGCCAGATCGACCTCCTGGGACTGGCCACCACCGGCGGTATCGCCCTCCAGGGCCTGGCCCTGATCCCCTTCGTCCGGGCCGCCGGATTCCGCTTCCGGCCGCGGTTCGACTGGCGCGGCCACGGTCTGCGCAAGAGCATCGTCGCCGCCCGCTGGACCCTGCTGCTGGTGCTCGCCAACCTCGCCGCGATGACCGTGGTCTCCCGCTTCGCCGCCGCCGCGGACGGGCAACTGCCCGATGCCAGTGTCGGATACGCGGCCTACGGCAACGCCCAGAACATCTGGAACCTGCCGCAGTCCCTCGTCACCGTCTCGCTGGTCACGGCCCTGCTGCCGCGGATGAGCCGCGCGGTCGCCGACAACCGCCCGGACGATCTGCGCGACGAACTCTCCCGCGCGCTGCGCGTCTCCGGCGTCCTGATCGTCCCGGCCGCGTTCCTCTTCCTGGCCCTCGGCCCGCAGATCGCCCAACTCCTCTACGGCCACGGCGCCATGAACGCCACCACCGTCGCCCCCACCGGCCATATGCTCCAGGCATTCGGCCTCGGCCTGATCCCGTTCTCCGGGCAGTATCTGCTGCTGCGCGGTTTCTACGCCTTCGAGGACACCCGGACGCCGTTCTGGATGGCCGTCGGCATCGCCGCCGTCAACATCGCGCTCGCCGCCGCCTGCCACGTCCTCCTGCCGGTCCGCTGGGCGGTCACCGGAATGGCCGCCGCCTATGCCGTCGCGTACGGGATCGGGATGCTCGCCACGGCGCTGCTGCTGCGGCGCCGGCTCTCCGGCCGACTGGACGGCCGCCGGCTGTGCCGCACCTACGGCAAACTGACCGCGTCCGCCGCCGCGGCCGGTGCCCTCGGCTGGCTGGTGGCGCGCGCCTGCACCGGCGTTCCGGTGCCGGCCGGCTGGACCCCGGCGCTGGCCCTGGCCGCGGGCGGCGGCGCCATGGCGCTGGCCTTCGTGGCGCTGGCCCGTCTGCTGCGGACCGCGGAATTGCGGAGCCTGCCCGGACTGCGGTGAGGTCCCGGGCACTTGACCGGCCCGCCGCAATGGTGGCCATTGCGCGCGGATGGGCGCTACTCGGTGTAGCGTCCTGATCAGCTGTCGTGGTTCCGAAGTGCCGGACGCCCGTGTCGCATTCACGGGCGTTCTTGCTGTGCAGTGCGTCTCCGGACCAGGGCGATCACCTCCGGGTTCCGCACCGTGCGGAAGCCGATTCAAGCCCGTTTGTCGCGAAGGAGACAGGGATATGGCCAAGGGCACCGTGAAGTGGTTCAACTCCGAGAAGGGCTTCGGATTCATTGCGCAGGAGGACGGCG is a genomic window of Streptomyces gilvosporeus containing:
- the murJ gene encoding murein biosynthesis integral membrane protein MurJ yields the protein MVEGTTTHAVTSSDGQRTDGQRTDGEQADGQPADGTAAPAAPEKGTGLARASLLMAAGTMVSRATGLIRTTLQTSALGAGLLASSYGIANVVPMSIYTLLIGGALNSVLVPQLVRARAAHADGGRAFEQRLVTLVLSVLAVGTALAVWAAPGIVALYVPDTPKSHAAFELTVVFARFLLPQIFFYGLFFILGQVLNARSKFGAMMWTPVLNNLVLIAMFGLYMGLLAGPDRVQDITPGQIDLLGLATTGGIALQGLALIPFVRAAGFRFRPRFDWRGHGLRKSIVAARWTLLLVLANLAAMTVVSRFAAAADGQLPDASVGYAAYGNAQNIWNLPQSLVTVSLVTALLPRMSRAVADNRPDDLRDELSRALRVSGVLIVPAAFLFLALGPQIAQLLYGHGAMNATTVAPTGHMLQAFGLGLIPFSGQYLLLRGFYAFEDTRTPFWMAVGIAAVNIALAAACHVLLPVRWAVTGMAAAYAVAYGIGMLATALLLRRRLSGRLDGRRLCRTYGKLTASAAAAGALGWLVARACTGVPVPAGWTPALALAAGGGAMALAFVALARLLRTAELRSLPGLR